In one window of Zingiber officinale cultivar Zhangliang chromosome 11A, Zo_v1.1, whole genome shotgun sequence DNA:
- the LOC122031308 gene encoding polygalacturonase inhibitor-like, whose amino-acid sequence MAALSEPLRFLLFFFLLCDSPVYAGKCHKGDKKVLLSIKNSIGDYIFTGWTSDFACCDWSGVGCDEVSNPSTRTPAWSAPSPPAIGRLTFLRLDWNSLSGPVPAFLAALRRLEYLNLGFNQLSGAIPPSLSTLPLDFLAIDRNRLTGPIPDSLGRSSLIYLYLSHNNLTGQVPASFAGNTVAEVVDLSRNQLSGDASALFGKGKPLWRLDLSRNHEIEFDLGKVEIPEKIVALDLNHNKVFGRLPPEMGKIQWQLLNVSYNRLCGRIPSGERIESMDQYSFLHNDCLCGPPLPPCK is encoded by the exons ATGGCAGCTCTCAGTGAGCCCCTCcgtttcctcctcttcttcttcctcctctgcgaCTCCCCTGTCTATGCCGGCAAGTGCCACAAGGGCGACAAGAAGGTCCTCCTCTCCATCAAGAACTCCATAGGCGACTACATCTTCACCGGATGGACCTCCGACTTTGCCTGCTGCGACTGGTCCGGCGTCGGTTGCGACGAGGTTTCTAACC CTTCCACAAGAACCCCGGCCTGGTCGGCCCCATCCCCGCCCGCCATCGGCCGCCTCACCTTCCTCCGTCTCGACTGGAACAGCCTCTCTGGCCCCGTCCCCGCCTTCCTCGCCGCGCTCCGTCGCCTCGAGTACCTCAACCTCGGATTCAACCAGTTATCCGGCGCCATTCCCCCCTCGCTCAGCACCCTCCCACTTGACTTCCTCGCCATCGACCGCAATCGGCTCACCGGGCCCATTCCCGACTCGTTGGGACGGTCCAGCCTCATCTACCTCTACCTCAGCCACAACAACCTCACCGGCCAAGTCCCGGCGTCCTTCGCCGGCAACACGGTAGCGGAAGTGGTGGACCTGTCCCGGAACCAGCTGAGCGGCGACGCGTCGGCCCTGTTCGGGAAGGGGAAGCCGCTGTGGAGGTTGGACCTGTCGAGGAACCACGAGATCGAGTTCGACTTGGGGAAGGTGGAGATCCCGGAGAAGATAGTAGCTCTGGACTTGAACCACAACAAGGTGTTCGGGCGGCTCCCGCCGGAGATGGGGAAAATACAGTGGCAGCTGCTGAACGTGAGCTACAACCGGCTCTGCGGCCGGATTCCCAGCGGGGAGCGGATTGAGAGTATGGACCAATACTCGTTCCTTCACAACGACTGCCTCTGCGGGCCGCCGCTGCCGCCCTGCAAGTAA